CTACCGTTTCGCCCGGCACAAGCGGCGCGGGGCGGCGCAGCAGCTCGGTCAGCAGCCGCAGCTTGGTTTTGAAGCTGAAAAAATTGCTGGCCAGCAGCGCGGGTGGCGAGCCCGGCAGCGCCTGGTATTGCCCGCCGCGCAGCACGTAGCGGTGCTGGCTCACCGGGGCGGCGTCCTGAATAGCCTGGGCTAGCCCCAGCTCGGTCAGTAGCTCTTCCAGCTCGGCGCTCAGCAGCAGCGAGTTGGGGCCGGCTTCGAGTTGGTAGCCCGCGGGTGCTAGGGGCGAGAGCAGGTTGCCGCCCGGCCGGGGGCTGGCCTCCAGCAGGTCGTAGGCGACGCCCGCTTGTTGCAGATAATAAGCCAGCGTGAGGCCGGTGAGGCCGCCGCCGAGAATGGCAATGCGCATCCGGCAAAAGTACCTTCGCCCCATGAATCAAGCAGTTTTTCTGGACCGCGACGGCGTGCTCAACGAAGAAATGGGCGATTATGTGTGGACGCCCGACCGCTTCCGCATCTGCCCCGGCGTGCCCGAGAGCCTGGCTCGCCTCAAGGCCGCCGGCTACTACCTCATTGTGGTTACCAACCAGGCCGGTATTGCCAAAGGGCTCTATACCCGGGCCGAAGTGCTGGCCTGCCACGAGCTTTTGCAGCAAGCCTGTGATTACCAACTCGACGCCTTGTATTGCTCCGAAAATCACCCCTCGGTCAGCGAGTCGATTTTTCGCAAGCCCGACTCCGGGATGCTCGAAAAAGCCGTGGCGCGCTTTCGCCTCGACCCGGCCCGCTGCTGGCTGGTGGGCGACCGCGCCCGCGACATAGAGGCCGGCGCCCGGCTGGGGGTGCGCGGCATCCTGGTGGGCCATTCGGAGCTAGTTGCGTATGAGCCGCGAGTAGCTGATTTACGGGCAGCTACCGAGTTGATTCTGGCGGCTGGCTAGCCTCATGCTAGGTGGCTGCTTCCCCATAGAACGAGGCTAGCGCCTCCAGCAGGCGCGGGTACTCATAGGTAAAGCCCTGGCTCAGCACTTTGTTGGCGCTCACCCGCTGCGAGCCAAGCACGATTTCGCTCATCTCGCCCATCGCCAGCTTTAGGCCGAAAGCGGGCACCTTGGGCAGCAGCAGCGGGCGGTGCATTACCTGGGCCAGCGTTTCAGTAAATTCTTGATTGGTAGCGGGGTTGGGGGCCACGGCGTTGTATTCGCCCTGCCACCGTGCGCTTTCCAGCATCTGCATCAGCAGGCGGCACAGGTCGTCGAGGTGAATCCAGCTCATGTACTGCCGGCCCGACCCTAGCGGGGCACCGGCGCCGTAGCGCACGGTTTTGGCGATGGGCACCAGCGCCCCGCCTTCGGGGCTGAGCACGATGCCGATGCGCGGCAGCACCACCCGCGGCCCCAGCTCGCTGATGCGCCGGGCCGCCGCCTCCCACTGCACCACCACGTCGGCCAGGAAGTCATCACCCGGCGCCGCCGTGGGCGAGTCTTCGTACAGCATCTCGTCGCCCCGGTCGCCATAAACCCCAATGGCCGAGGCCGATAGCAGCGTTTGCACGTGGTGGCCGGGTTTGGCTAGCTCGCGGTAAAGCAACTCCAGCCCATCGAGGCGCGAGCGAATAATCTCGTGCTTGCGCTCGGGCGTCCACTTGCCCTCGGCCACGCTGCTGCCGGCCAGGTTTACTACGCAGTCGGCGTAGGGGAGGGCCGCCGGGTCGATGGTGCCGCCCTGCGGGTCCCAGCCAAAAAGCCGAAAGTGACTAACCTTCTGCGGGTCGCGCGTGAGCAGGGCCACCTCGTGGCCGCCATCAATCAGCAGCCCTGCCAGCCGCTGCCCTATCAGGCCCGTGCCACCCGTGATGAGAATTTTCATTACTGCGTACTTCGTATATAGTTAGGATTTGACGACCGACCTACGTTACCCGGGCTCCTTATTTCCCAATCTGGCGCAAAAATTCATTGCGCAAATTGCTGTCTGCTAAAAATTTGCCCCCGTACTCGCTCGTAATCGTCGAGCTGCTGGTGTCGTTCACGCCCCGGCTCATTACGCACAGGTGGTCGGCCTCGATAAGCACGGCCACGTCGTCGGTCCCCAGGCTCTGGCGCAGGTGCTCGGCCACCTGCCGCGTGAGGCGCTCCTGTACCTGCGGCCGGCGGGCGTAGTACTGCACCACGCGGTTGAGCTTGCTAAGGCCAACCACGTGCTTACCAGGTAGGTACGCCACGTGGGCCTTGCCAATGATGGGCACAAAATGGTGCTCAC
The genomic region above belongs to Hymenobacter sp. BRD128 and contains:
- a CDS encoding TIGR01777 family oxidoreductase translates to MKILITGGTGLIGQRLAGLLIDGGHEVALLTRDPQKVSHFRLFGWDPQGGTIDPAALPYADCVVNLAGSSVAEGKWTPERKHEIIRSRLDGLELLYRELAKPGHHVQTLLSASAIGVYGDRGDEMLYEDSPTAAPGDDFLADVVVQWEAAARRISELGPRVVLPRIGIVLSPEGGALVPIAKTVRYGAGAPLGSGRQYMSWIHLDDLCRLLMQMLESARWQGEYNAVAPNPATNQEFTETLAQVMHRPLLLPKVPAFGLKLAMGEMSEIVLGSQRVSANKVLSQGFTYEYPRLLEALASFYGEAAT
- a CDS encoding HAD-IIIA family hydrolase, whose amino-acid sequence is MNQAVFLDRDGVLNEEMGDYVWTPDRFRICPGVPESLARLKAAGYYLIVVTNQAGIAKGLYTRAEVLACHELLQQACDYQLDALYCSENHPSVSESIFRKPDSGMLEKAVARFRLDPARCWLVGDRARDIEAGARLGVRGILVGHSELVAYEPRVADLRAATELILAAG